Proteins co-encoded in one Medicago truncatula cultivar Jemalong A17 chromosome 8, MtrunA17r5.0-ANR, whole genome shotgun sequence genomic window:
- the LOC25502465 gene encoding probable LRR receptor-like serine/threonine-protein kinase At1g05700 isoform X3 — translation MLPCISIYTRTRLMIMLPHFLSVLSSVLTILVLIQAQDQSGFISLDCGRPEDANYSSLETGINYISDAKFILDKGVSKSIQPTKEFSRQELEKVRSFPSGVRNCYKINVTSGTKYLIRASFYYGNYDNLNEPPQFDLHFGANVWDTVKLFSNASHITIKEIIYTPSVDYIKPCLVNTGKGTPFISAIELRAMNNTYTAYGTYEPKSVLSLIKRCNLGSTTDIKYRYRKDVYDRNWMPCKLPSVCRRLNTSVKNVNLPIPNIYELPAIVMSTAVTPVNASAPLQFHWDADNVNDQFHFYLYFNEVEKLAGNETREPNITINDNVLKGDFNKFLKVRTVAGATPLTGATRYQISLSRTQNSTLPPILNAFEIYMGKVFSQSETQQDDVDAITNVKDAYKVARNWQGDPCGPGNYMWEGLNCSIDGYSIPRITSLNLSSSGLRGNISSYISKLTMLQNLDLSNNSLNGPLPDFLVQLQSLQVLNVRKNKLRGFVPSELLERHKTGSLSLSVDDNPDLCMTKSCGKNDFLVPLIALVVMVSIFLVCWIFRTLKATCSNSKKRRWMKSKHQTFSYTEILNITDNFKTVIGEGGFGKVYIGILHDRTQVAVKMLSKSSKQGYKEFQSEAQLLMIVHHRNLVSLIGYCDEGEKKALIYEYMGNGNVQQHLLEDYANVLKWNERLKIAVDAAYGLEYLHNGCKPAIMHRDLKLTNILLDENMQAKIADFGLSRAFGNDIDSHISTQPAGTLGYVDPAYQRTGNTNKKNDIYSFGIILFVLITGHEAIIRAAGENIHILEWVIPVIEEGDIEKLFDPKLEGEFSINSAQKVVEIAMSCISPNATERPDISQILAELRECLSFEMDHHL, via the exons ATGCTTCCTTGTATTAGCATTTATACAAGAACAAGATTGATGATAATGTTACCCCATTTTCTTTCTGTACTATCTTCAGTCCTTACTATTTTGGTTTTGATACAAGCTCAGGATCAATCAG GATTCATTAGCTTAGATTGTGGGCGACCTGAAGATGCGAACTATTCTTCGTTGGAGACAGGCATAAATTACATTTCAGATGCCAAATTCATCCTCGATAAAGGTGTAAGTAAGAGCATACAACCTACGAAAGAGTTTTCTCGACAGGAACTAGAGAAAGTGAGGAGCTTTCCAAGTGGAGTGAGAAACTGTTACAAAATAAATGTAACAAGTGGTACTAAATATTTAATAAGAGCTTCTTTCTATTATGGAAACTATGATAATCTAAATGAACCACCACAATTTGATCTTCATTTTGGAGCTAATGTGTGGGATACAGTGAAGTTGTTCTCCAATGCATCACACATCACTATCAAGGAGATTATTTACACTCCATCAGTAGATTACATAAAACCATGTCTTGTTAACACAGGCAAAGGGACTCCATTCATTTCAGCCATAGAATTGAGGGCTATGAACAATACGTATACGGCTTATGGCACATACGAACCTAAATCAGTATTATCACTCATCAAGCGATGCAATTTAGGTTCCACGACAGACATAAAATACAG GTACAGAAAGGATGTTTATGACCGCAACTGGATGCCGTGTAAATTACCAAGTGTTTGCAGACGATTAAATACCTCCGTTAAGAATGTAAATCTACCAATTCCGAATATTTATGAACTACCAGCAATTGTGATGAGCACTGCTGTTACACCAGTAAATGCCAGTGCTCCATTACAATTTCATTGGGATGCAGATAATGTAAATGACCAATTCCACTTCTATTTGTACTTTAATGAGGTTGAGAAACTGGCTGGAAATGAAACTAGAGAACCAAATATCACTATCAATGACAATGTTTTGAAAGGAGACTTCAACAAGTTCTTGAAAGTAAGAACCGTTGCGGGTGCAACACCTTTGACTGGAGCCACAAGGTATCAAATTTCTCTTTCTAGGACACAGAATTCAACCCTTCCACCCATCCTAAATGCATTTGAGATTTATATGGGAAAAGTCTTCTCACAATCAGAAACTCAACAGGATGATG TTGATGCTATCACAAACGTCAAGGATGCTTATAAGGTGGCTAGAAATTGGCAAGGAGATCCATGTGGTCCTGGGAATTATATGTGGGAAGGCCTAAATTGTAGCATTGATGGATATAGCATCCCAAGAATCACATCTTT GAATTTGTCTTCAAGTGGACTGAGAGGGAATATATCATCTTACATCTCAAAGCTCACAATGTTACAAAACTT AGATTTATCAAACAATAGTTTGAACGGTCCCTTACCTGATTTTCTGGTGCAACTGCAATCACTGCAAGTCTT AAATGTGAGGAAGAACAAACTTAGAGGGTTTGTTCCAAGTGAACTCCTTGAGAGACATAAAACAGGTTCACTGTCATTGAG TGTAGATGATAATCCTGATCTTTGTATGACGAAATCATGTGGAAAGAACGATTTTTTAGTACCACTTATTGCATTAGTTGTAATGGTTTCGATTTTTCTTGTATGTTGGATATTCAGAACACTAAAAG CTACGTGCTCAAATTCTAAGAAAAGGCGTTGGATGAAATCAAAGCATCAAACATTCAGTTACACTGAAATTCTCAATATTACTGATAACTTCAAAACAGTTATTGGAGAAGGAGGATTTGGAAAAGTTTACATTGGCATTTTACATGATCGCACTCAAGTAGCGGTAAAAATGCTTTCAAAATCATCAAAGCAAGGTTATAAGGAATTTCAATCTGAG GCGCAACTTCTAATGATTGTTCATCATAGAAATTTGGTCTCTCTCATTGGGTATTGTGATGAAGGTGAAAAAAAGGCATTGATTTATGAATACATGGGCAACGGAAATGTTCAACAACACTTGTTAG AAGATTATGCAAATGTCTTAAAATGGAATGAGAGACTCAAAATCGCAGTTGATGCAGCATATG GATTGGAATATCTGCATAATGGATGTAAACCAGCAATTATGCATAGAGATTTGAAGCTTACCAACATATTACTAGATGAGAATATGCAAGCCAAGATAGCTGATTTTGGCCTAAGTAGAGCTTTCGGTAACGATATTGATTCTCATATATCGACTCAACCTGCTGGTACACTAGGTTATGTTGATCCTGC ATATCAGAGAACaggaaacacaaataaaaaaaatgatatctaCAGCTTTGGAATAATTCTATTTGTGTTGATCACTGGTCATGAAGCAATAATAAGAGCAGCTGGAGAAAACATTCACATACTTGAATGGGTTATTCCTGTAATTGAAGAAGGAGATATTGAGAAACTTTTTGATCCAAAGTTGGAGGGTGAGTTTAGCATAAATTCAGCACAAAAAGTTGTAGAGATTGCCATGTCATGCATTTCACCAAATGCAACAGAAAGGCCAGACATTAGCCAAATATTGGCAGAATTGAGGGAGTGTCTATCTTTTGAAATGGATCACCATTTataa
- the LOC25502465 gene encoding probable LRR receptor-like serine/threonine-protein kinase At1g05700 isoform X1 gives MLPCISIYTRTRLMIMLPHFLSVLSSVLTILVLIQAQDQSGFISLDCGRPEDANYSSLETGINYISDAKFILDKGVSKSIQPTKEFSRQELEKVRSFPSGVRNCYKINVTSGTKYLIRASFYYGNYDNLNEPPQFDLHFGANVWDTVKLFSNASHITIKEIIYTPSVDYIKPCLVNTGKGTPFISAIELRAMNNTYTAYGTYEPKSVLSLIKRCNLGSTTDIKYRYRKDVYDRNWMPCKLPSVCRRLNTSVKNVNLPIPNIYELPAIVMSTAVTPVNASAPLQFHWDADNVNDQFHFYLYFNEVEKLAGNETREPNITINDNVLKGDFNKFLKVRTVAGATPLTGATRYQISLSRTQNSTLPPILNAFEIYMGKVFSQSETQQDDVDAITNVKDAYKVARNWQGDPCGPGNYMWEGLNCSIDGYSIPRITSLNLSSSGLRGNISSYISKLTMLQNLDLSNNSLNGPLPDFLVQLQSLQVLNVRKNKLRGFVPSELLERHKTGSLSLSVDDNPDLCMTKSCGKNDFLVPLIALVVMVSIFLVCWIFRTLKVATCSNSKKRRWMKSKHQTFSYTEILNITDNFKTVIGEGGFGKVYIGILHDRTQVAVKMLSKSSKQGYKEFQSEAQLLMIVHHRNLVSLIGYCDEGEKKALIYEYMGNGNVQQHLLEDYANVLKWNERLKIAVDAAYGLEYLHNGCKPAIMHRDLKLTNILLDENMQAKIADFGLSRAFGNDIDSHISTQPAGTLGYVDPAYQRTGNTNKKNDIYSFGIILFVLITGHEAIIRAAGENIHILEWVIPVIEEGDIEKLFDPKLEGEFSINSAQKVVEIAMSCISPNATERPDISQILAELRECLSFEMDHHL, from the exons ATGCTTCCTTGTATTAGCATTTATACAAGAACAAGATTGATGATAATGTTACCCCATTTTCTTTCTGTACTATCTTCAGTCCTTACTATTTTGGTTTTGATACAAGCTCAGGATCAATCAG GATTCATTAGCTTAGATTGTGGGCGACCTGAAGATGCGAACTATTCTTCGTTGGAGACAGGCATAAATTACATTTCAGATGCCAAATTCATCCTCGATAAAGGTGTAAGTAAGAGCATACAACCTACGAAAGAGTTTTCTCGACAGGAACTAGAGAAAGTGAGGAGCTTTCCAAGTGGAGTGAGAAACTGTTACAAAATAAATGTAACAAGTGGTACTAAATATTTAATAAGAGCTTCTTTCTATTATGGAAACTATGATAATCTAAATGAACCACCACAATTTGATCTTCATTTTGGAGCTAATGTGTGGGATACAGTGAAGTTGTTCTCCAATGCATCACACATCACTATCAAGGAGATTATTTACACTCCATCAGTAGATTACATAAAACCATGTCTTGTTAACACAGGCAAAGGGACTCCATTCATTTCAGCCATAGAATTGAGGGCTATGAACAATACGTATACGGCTTATGGCACATACGAACCTAAATCAGTATTATCACTCATCAAGCGATGCAATTTAGGTTCCACGACAGACATAAAATACAG GTACAGAAAGGATGTTTATGACCGCAACTGGATGCCGTGTAAATTACCAAGTGTTTGCAGACGATTAAATACCTCCGTTAAGAATGTAAATCTACCAATTCCGAATATTTATGAACTACCAGCAATTGTGATGAGCACTGCTGTTACACCAGTAAATGCCAGTGCTCCATTACAATTTCATTGGGATGCAGATAATGTAAATGACCAATTCCACTTCTATTTGTACTTTAATGAGGTTGAGAAACTGGCTGGAAATGAAACTAGAGAACCAAATATCACTATCAATGACAATGTTTTGAAAGGAGACTTCAACAAGTTCTTGAAAGTAAGAACCGTTGCGGGTGCAACACCTTTGACTGGAGCCACAAGGTATCAAATTTCTCTTTCTAGGACACAGAATTCAACCCTTCCACCCATCCTAAATGCATTTGAGATTTATATGGGAAAAGTCTTCTCACAATCAGAAACTCAACAGGATGATG TTGATGCTATCACAAACGTCAAGGATGCTTATAAGGTGGCTAGAAATTGGCAAGGAGATCCATGTGGTCCTGGGAATTATATGTGGGAAGGCCTAAATTGTAGCATTGATGGATATAGCATCCCAAGAATCACATCTTT GAATTTGTCTTCAAGTGGACTGAGAGGGAATATATCATCTTACATCTCAAAGCTCACAATGTTACAAAACTT AGATTTATCAAACAATAGTTTGAACGGTCCCTTACCTGATTTTCTGGTGCAACTGCAATCACTGCAAGTCTT AAATGTGAGGAAGAACAAACTTAGAGGGTTTGTTCCAAGTGAACTCCTTGAGAGACATAAAACAGGTTCACTGTCATTGAG TGTAGATGATAATCCTGATCTTTGTATGACGAAATCATGTGGAAAGAACGATTTTTTAGTACCACTTATTGCATTAGTTGTAATGGTTTCGATTTTTCTTGTATGTTGGATATTCAGAACACTAAAAG TAGCTACGTGCTCAAATTCTAAGAAAAGGCGTTGGATGAAATCAAAGCATCAAACATTCAGTTACACTGAAATTCTCAATATTACTGATAACTTCAAAACAGTTATTGGAGAAGGAGGATTTGGAAAAGTTTACATTGGCATTTTACATGATCGCACTCAAGTAGCGGTAAAAATGCTTTCAAAATCATCAAAGCAAGGTTATAAGGAATTTCAATCTGAG GCGCAACTTCTAATGATTGTTCATCATAGAAATTTGGTCTCTCTCATTGGGTATTGTGATGAAGGTGAAAAAAAGGCATTGATTTATGAATACATGGGCAACGGAAATGTTCAACAACACTTGTTAG AAGATTATGCAAATGTCTTAAAATGGAATGAGAGACTCAAAATCGCAGTTGATGCAGCATATG GATTGGAATATCTGCATAATGGATGTAAACCAGCAATTATGCATAGAGATTTGAAGCTTACCAACATATTACTAGATGAGAATATGCAAGCCAAGATAGCTGATTTTGGCCTAAGTAGAGCTTTCGGTAACGATATTGATTCTCATATATCGACTCAACCTGCTGGTACACTAGGTTATGTTGATCCTGC ATATCAGAGAACaggaaacacaaataaaaaaaatgatatctaCAGCTTTGGAATAATTCTATTTGTGTTGATCACTGGTCATGAAGCAATAATAAGAGCAGCTGGAGAAAACATTCACATACTTGAATGGGTTATTCCTGTAATTGAAGAAGGAGATATTGAGAAACTTTTTGATCCAAAGTTGGAGGGTGAGTTTAGCATAAATTCAGCACAAAAAGTTGTAGAGATTGCCATGTCATGCATTTCACCAAATGCAACAGAAAGGCCAGACATTAGCCAAATATTGGCAGAATTGAGGGAGTGTCTATCTTTTGAAATGGATCACCATTTataa
- the LOC25502465 gene encoding probable LRR receptor-like serine/threonine-protein kinase At1g05700 isoform X4, which translates to MLPCISIYTRTRLMIMLPHFLSVLSSVLTILVLIQAQDQSGFISLDCGRPEDANYSSLETGINYISDAKFILDKGVSKSIQPTKEFSRQELEKVRSFPSGVRNCYKINVTSGTKYLIRASFYYGNYDNLNEPPQFDLHFGANVWDTVKLFSNASHITIKEIIYTPSVDYIKPCLVNTGKGTPFISAIELRAMNNTYTAYGTYEPKSVLSLIKRCNLGSTTDIKYRYRKDVYDRNWMPCKLPSVCRRLNTSVKNVNLPIPNIYELPAIVMSTAVTPVNASAPLQFHWDADNVNDQFHFYLYFNEVEKLAGNETREPNITINDNVLKGDFNKFLKVRTVAGATPLTGATRYQISLSRTQNSTLPPILNAFEIYMGKVFSQSETQQDDVDAITNVKDAYKVARNWQGDPCGPGNYMWEGLNCSIDGYSIPRITSLDLSNNSLNGPLPDFLVQLQSLQVLNVRKNKLRGFVPSELLERHKTGSLSLSVDDNPDLCMTKSCGKNDFLVPLIALVVMVSIFLVCWIFRTLKVATCSNSKKRRWMKSKHQTFSYTEILNITDNFKTVIGEGGFGKVYIGILHDRTQVAVKMLSKSSKQGYKEFQSEAQLLMIVHHRNLVSLIGYCDEGEKKALIYEYMGNGNVQQHLLEDYANVLKWNERLKIAVDAAYGLEYLHNGCKPAIMHRDLKLTNILLDENMQAKIADFGLSRAFGNDIDSHISTQPAGTLGYVDPAYQRTGNTNKKNDIYSFGIILFVLITGHEAIIRAAGENIHILEWVIPVIEEGDIEKLFDPKLEGEFSINSAQKVVEIAMSCISPNATERPDISQILAELRECLSFEMDHHL; encoded by the exons ATGCTTCCTTGTATTAGCATTTATACAAGAACAAGATTGATGATAATGTTACCCCATTTTCTTTCTGTACTATCTTCAGTCCTTACTATTTTGGTTTTGATACAAGCTCAGGATCAATCAG GATTCATTAGCTTAGATTGTGGGCGACCTGAAGATGCGAACTATTCTTCGTTGGAGACAGGCATAAATTACATTTCAGATGCCAAATTCATCCTCGATAAAGGTGTAAGTAAGAGCATACAACCTACGAAAGAGTTTTCTCGACAGGAACTAGAGAAAGTGAGGAGCTTTCCAAGTGGAGTGAGAAACTGTTACAAAATAAATGTAACAAGTGGTACTAAATATTTAATAAGAGCTTCTTTCTATTATGGAAACTATGATAATCTAAATGAACCACCACAATTTGATCTTCATTTTGGAGCTAATGTGTGGGATACAGTGAAGTTGTTCTCCAATGCATCACACATCACTATCAAGGAGATTATTTACACTCCATCAGTAGATTACATAAAACCATGTCTTGTTAACACAGGCAAAGGGACTCCATTCATTTCAGCCATAGAATTGAGGGCTATGAACAATACGTATACGGCTTATGGCACATACGAACCTAAATCAGTATTATCACTCATCAAGCGATGCAATTTAGGTTCCACGACAGACATAAAATACAG GTACAGAAAGGATGTTTATGACCGCAACTGGATGCCGTGTAAATTACCAAGTGTTTGCAGACGATTAAATACCTCCGTTAAGAATGTAAATCTACCAATTCCGAATATTTATGAACTACCAGCAATTGTGATGAGCACTGCTGTTACACCAGTAAATGCCAGTGCTCCATTACAATTTCATTGGGATGCAGATAATGTAAATGACCAATTCCACTTCTATTTGTACTTTAATGAGGTTGAGAAACTGGCTGGAAATGAAACTAGAGAACCAAATATCACTATCAATGACAATGTTTTGAAAGGAGACTTCAACAAGTTCTTGAAAGTAAGAACCGTTGCGGGTGCAACACCTTTGACTGGAGCCACAAGGTATCAAATTTCTCTTTCTAGGACACAGAATTCAACCCTTCCACCCATCCTAAATGCATTTGAGATTTATATGGGAAAAGTCTTCTCACAATCAGAAACTCAACAGGATGATG TTGATGCTATCACAAACGTCAAGGATGCTTATAAGGTGGCTAGAAATTGGCAAGGAGATCCATGTGGTCCTGGGAATTATATGTGGGAAGGCCTAAATTGTAGCATTGATGGATATAGCATCCCAAGAATCACATCTTT AGATTTATCAAACAATAGTTTGAACGGTCCCTTACCTGATTTTCTGGTGCAACTGCAATCACTGCAAGTCTT AAATGTGAGGAAGAACAAACTTAGAGGGTTTGTTCCAAGTGAACTCCTTGAGAGACATAAAACAGGTTCACTGTCATTGAG TGTAGATGATAATCCTGATCTTTGTATGACGAAATCATGTGGAAAGAACGATTTTTTAGTACCACTTATTGCATTAGTTGTAATGGTTTCGATTTTTCTTGTATGTTGGATATTCAGAACACTAAAAG TAGCTACGTGCTCAAATTCTAAGAAAAGGCGTTGGATGAAATCAAAGCATCAAACATTCAGTTACACTGAAATTCTCAATATTACTGATAACTTCAAAACAGTTATTGGAGAAGGAGGATTTGGAAAAGTTTACATTGGCATTTTACATGATCGCACTCAAGTAGCGGTAAAAATGCTTTCAAAATCATCAAAGCAAGGTTATAAGGAATTTCAATCTGAG GCGCAACTTCTAATGATTGTTCATCATAGAAATTTGGTCTCTCTCATTGGGTATTGTGATGAAGGTGAAAAAAAGGCATTGATTTATGAATACATGGGCAACGGAAATGTTCAACAACACTTGTTAG AAGATTATGCAAATGTCTTAAAATGGAATGAGAGACTCAAAATCGCAGTTGATGCAGCATATG GATTGGAATATCTGCATAATGGATGTAAACCAGCAATTATGCATAGAGATTTGAAGCTTACCAACATATTACTAGATGAGAATATGCAAGCCAAGATAGCTGATTTTGGCCTAAGTAGAGCTTTCGGTAACGATATTGATTCTCATATATCGACTCAACCTGCTGGTACACTAGGTTATGTTGATCCTGC ATATCAGAGAACaggaaacacaaataaaaaaaatgatatctaCAGCTTTGGAATAATTCTATTTGTGTTGATCACTGGTCATGAAGCAATAATAAGAGCAGCTGGAGAAAACATTCACATACTTGAATGGGTTATTCCTGTAATTGAAGAAGGAGATATTGAGAAACTTTTTGATCCAAAGTTGGAGGGTGAGTTTAGCATAAATTCAGCACAAAAAGTTGTAGAGATTGCCATGTCATGCATTTCACCAAATGCAACAGAAAGGCCAGACATTAGCCAAATATTGGCAGAATTGAGGGAGTGTCTATCTTTTGAAATGGATCACCATTTataa
- the LOC25502465 gene encoding probable LRR receptor-like serine/threonine-protein kinase At1g05700 isoform X2, with product MLPCISIYTRTRLMIMLPHFLSVLSSVLTILVLIQAQDQSGFISLDCGRPEDANYSSLETGINYISDAKFILDKGVSKSIQPTKEFSRQELEKVRSFPSGVRNCYKINVTSGTKYLIRASFYYGNYDNLNEPPQFDLHFGANVWDTVKLFSNASHITIKEIIYTPSVDYIKPCLVNTGKGTPFISAIELRAMNNTYTAYGTYEPKSVLSLIKRCNLGSTTDIKYRYRKDVYDRNWMPCKLPSVCRRLNTSVKNVNLPIPNIYELPAIVMSTAVTPVNASAPLQFHWDADNVNDQFHFYLYFNEVEKLAGNETREPNITINDNVLKGDFNKFLKVRTVAGATPLTGATRYQISLSRTQNSTLPPILNAFEIYMGKVFSQSETQQDDVDAITNVKDAYKVARNWQGDPCGPGNYMWEGLNCSIDGYSIPRITSLNLSSSGLRGNISSYISKLTMLQNLDLSNNSLNGPLPDFLVQLQSLQVLNVRKNKLRGFVPSELLERHKTGSLSLSVDDNPDLCMTKSCGKNDFLVPLIALVVMVSIFLVCWIFRTLKVATCSNSKKRRWMKSKHQTFSYTEILNITDNFKTVIGEGGFGKVYIGILHDRTQVAVKMLSKSSKQGYKEFQSEAQLLMIVHHRNLVSLIGYCDEGEKKALIYEYMGNGNVQQHLLDYANVLKWNERLKIAVDAAYGLEYLHNGCKPAIMHRDLKLTNILLDENMQAKIADFGLSRAFGNDIDSHISTQPAGTLGYVDPAYQRTGNTNKKNDIYSFGIILFVLITGHEAIIRAAGENIHILEWVIPVIEEGDIEKLFDPKLEGEFSINSAQKVVEIAMSCISPNATERPDISQILAELRECLSFEMDHHL from the exons ATGCTTCCTTGTATTAGCATTTATACAAGAACAAGATTGATGATAATGTTACCCCATTTTCTTTCTGTACTATCTTCAGTCCTTACTATTTTGGTTTTGATACAAGCTCAGGATCAATCAG GATTCATTAGCTTAGATTGTGGGCGACCTGAAGATGCGAACTATTCTTCGTTGGAGACAGGCATAAATTACATTTCAGATGCCAAATTCATCCTCGATAAAGGTGTAAGTAAGAGCATACAACCTACGAAAGAGTTTTCTCGACAGGAACTAGAGAAAGTGAGGAGCTTTCCAAGTGGAGTGAGAAACTGTTACAAAATAAATGTAACAAGTGGTACTAAATATTTAATAAGAGCTTCTTTCTATTATGGAAACTATGATAATCTAAATGAACCACCACAATTTGATCTTCATTTTGGAGCTAATGTGTGGGATACAGTGAAGTTGTTCTCCAATGCATCACACATCACTATCAAGGAGATTATTTACACTCCATCAGTAGATTACATAAAACCATGTCTTGTTAACACAGGCAAAGGGACTCCATTCATTTCAGCCATAGAATTGAGGGCTATGAACAATACGTATACGGCTTATGGCACATACGAACCTAAATCAGTATTATCACTCATCAAGCGATGCAATTTAGGTTCCACGACAGACATAAAATACAG GTACAGAAAGGATGTTTATGACCGCAACTGGATGCCGTGTAAATTACCAAGTGTTTGCAGACGATTAAATACCTCCGTTAAGAATGTAAATCTACCAATTCCGAATATTTATGAACTACCAGCAATTGTGATGAGCACTGCTGTTACACCAGTAAATGCCAGTGCTCCATTACAATTTCATTGGGATGCAGATAATGTAAATGACCAATTCCACTTCTATTTGTACTTTAATGAGGTTGAGAAACTGGCTGGAAATGAAACTAGAGAACCAAATATCACTATCAATGACAATGTTTTGAAAGGAGACTTCAACAAGTTCTTGAAAGTAAGAACCGTTGCGGGTGCAACACCTTTGACTGGAGCCACAAGGTATCAAATTTCTCTTTCTAGGACACAGAATTCAACCCTTCCACCCATCCTAAATGCATTTGAGATTTATATGGGAAAAGTCTTCTCACAATCAGAAACTCAACAGGATGATG TTGATGCTATCACAAACGTCAAGGATGCTTATAAGGTGGCTAGAAATTGGCAAGGAGATCCATGTGGTCCTGGGAATTATATGTGGGAAGGCCTAAATTGTAGCATTGATGGATATAGCATCCCAAGAATCACATCTTT GAATTTGTCTTCAAGTGGACTGAGAGGGAATATATCATCTTACATCTCAAAGCTCACAATGTTACAAAACTT AGATTTATCAAACAATAGTTTGAACGGTCCCTTACCTGATTTTCTGGTGCAACTGCAATCACTGCAAGTCTT AAATGTGAGGAAGAACAAACTTAGAGGGTTTGTTCCAAGTGAACTCCTTGAGAGACATAAAACAGGTTCACTGTCATTGAG TGTAGATGATAATCCTGATCTTTGTATGACGAAATCATGTGGAAAGAACGATTTTTTAGTACCACTTATTGCATTAGTTGTAATGGTTTCGATTTTTCTTGTATGTTGGATATTCAGAACACTAAAAG TAGCTACGTGCTCAAATTCTAAGAAAAGGCGTTGGATGAAATCAAAGCATCAAACATTCAGTTACACTGAAATTCTCAATATTACTGATAACTTCAAAACAGTTATTGGAGAAGGAGGATTTGGAAAAGTTTACATTGGCATTTTACATGATCGCACTCAAGTAGCGGTAAAAATGCTTTCAAAATCATCAAAGCAAGGTTATAAGGAATTTCAATCTGAG GCGCAACTTCTAATGATTGTTCATCATAGAAATTTGGTCTCTCTCATTGGGTATTGTGATGAAGGTGAAAAAAAGGCATTGATTTATGAATACATGGGCAACGGAAATGTTCAACAACACTTGTTAG ATTATGCAAATGTCTTAAAATGGAATGAGAGACTCAAAATCGCAGTTGATGCAGCATATG GATTGGAATATCTGCATAATGGATGTAAACCAGCAATTATGCATAGAGATTTGAAGCTTACCAACATATTACTAGATGAGAATATGCAAGCCAAGATAGCTGATTTTGGCCTAAGTAGAGCTTTCGGTAACGATATTGATTCTCATATATCGACTCAACCTGCTGGTACACTAGGTTATGTTGATCCTGC ATATCAGAGAACaggaaacacaaataaaaaaaatgatatctaCAGCTTTGGAATAATTCTATTTGTGTTGATCACTGGTCATGAAGCAATAATAAGAGCAGCTGGAGAAAACATTCACATACTTGAATGGGTTATTCCTGTAATTGAAGAAGGAGATATTGAGAAACTTTTTGATCCAAAGTTGGAGGGTGAGTTTAGCATAAATTCAGCACAAAAAGTTGTAGAGATTGCCATGTCATGCATTTCACCAAATGCAACAGAAAGGCCAGACATTAGCCAAATATTGGCAGAATTGAGGGAGTGTCTATCTTTTGAAATGGATCACCATTTataa